One genomic region from Paramormyrops kingsleyae isolate MSU_618 chromosome 24, PKINGS_0.4, whole genome shotgun sequence encodes:
- the LOC111834602 gene encoding serine protease 23-like, producing MPLHLRSAPACPWSSLLPLLLLFPLPLPPASPYQLPPHIPALVLHSPQPLSRPLFTAEPQLDLTTHCNASCYHKGESENVPVLSERLAFETLYSDGSRTLTTVDFKDEGEKDSKHNPLIRPSPRIERSERHDRQKRQIYGEDGRFSIRGDHFLLDYPFSTTVRISTGCTGVLVSARHVLTAAHCVHNGKDYVKGARKLKVGFISPPTMDAPPTVDTAPTMNGTNPGQFTPTAPVVHWVRVRRTRVPKGWIQGLREISMDFDYALLELRWPHQRPFMHLSAAPSLEDLAGRRIHFSGFDSDRPGELVYRFCSVEDESSDLIYQHCDAQPGASGSGVYSHVWDSALERWERRVIGVFSGHQWLEVDGENRDFNVAVRFTPLKIAQICYWLHRSHEECSQDLD from the coding sequence ATGCCACTGCACCTGAGATCTGCCCCAGCCTGCCCTTGGTCTTCTCTCCTCCCCCTCCTGCTTCTTTTCCCCCTCCCTCTGCCCCCAGCATCCCCCTACCAACTGCCCCCCCACATCCCCGCCCTGGTGTTGCACTccccccagcccctctcccGCCCTCTATTCACCGCTGAGCCTCAGCTGGATTTGACCACGCATTGCAATGCCAGTTGCTACCACAAGGGGGAGAGTGAAAATGTCCCGGTCCTGAGCGAGCGGTTAGCTTTCGAGACACTGTACTCAGATGGCTCCCGCACCCTGACCACTGTGGATTTCAAGGATGAGGGTGAGAAGGACAGCAAGCATAATCCTTTAATCCGGCCTTCACCCAGGATAGAACGCTCAGAGAGACACGACAGACAAAAACGCCAGATCTACGGAGAGGATGGGCGCTTCAGCATCCGCGGTGACCATTTCCTGCTTGACTACCCTTTCTCCACCACAGTCCGTATATCCACAGGCTGCACGGGGGTCCTGGTGTCGGCACGCCATGTCCTTACAGCCGCCCACTGTGTTCACAACGGGAAGGACTATGTCAAAGGTGCTAGAAAGCTGAAGGTGGGCTTTATAAGCCCGCCCACTATGGATGCCCCGCCCACTGTGGACACCGCGCCCACTATGAATGGCACCAATCCTGGTCAGTTTACCCCTACAGCACCCGTTGTTCATTGGGTGCGTGTGCGACGCACACGTGTCCCCAAAGGCTGGATCCAGGGTCTCAGGGAAATAAGCATGGATTTTGACTACGCCCTGCTTGAGCTGCGATGGCCTCATCAGCGCCCTTTCATGCATCTCTCAGCGGCCCCCTCGCTGGAGGACTTGGCTGGGAGACGGATCCACTTCTCTGGCTTTGACAGTGACCGACCTGGGGAGCTGGTGTATCGCTTCTGCTCAGTGGAGGATGAGTCTAGTGACTTGATCTACCAACACTGCGACGCCCAGCCTGGGGCCAGCGGCTCAGGGGTGTACAGCCACGTCTGGGACTCCGCCCTGGAAAGGTGGGAGCGCAGGGTGATCGGCGTCTTCTCCGGGCACCAGTGGCTGGAGGTGGACGGGGAGAATCGTGACTTTAACGTGGCGGTGAGGTTCACGCCGCTGAAAATCGCCCAGATCTGTTATTGGCTGCACAGGAGCCATGAAGAGTGCAGCCAAGACCTGGATTAG